One genomic window of Brachionichthys hirsutus isolate HB-005 chromosome 22, CSIRO-AGI_Bhir_v1, whole genome shotgun sequence includes the following:
- the LOC137910872 gene encoding plexin-B2-like codes for MERWWAWRFALVALATIHLSPSQAVNAAFLSDTLINNVVADPQTGRLYVGAVNALYQLNADLQVESRTETGPKKDNRLCTPPVTDACDEAVDTDNHNKLLLVHASKDVLVVCGSVFRGICSLRNLSDVGHLLYFSDSKGEKSYVASSEEGVSVVGVMSYFTKDGENFTVFLVGKGYGSHDSTKLISTRILQDYHDWVVFDSIIEASAVQANPFVLRYLHDFRFAFKDGGFVYFLFSRTLGFQDTKNYTFVSRMCEDDQGYYSYTELQLNCNVTNKYNKVQAAYVTSPGGVLAQAMTSSGQYGPVSTSDKVLFVTFSSDEDPSSSAMCMYPLRSVNERMVDIIGACYSDNGVINGSAAVYAPYSSKSEQLCSRNNQNVALRYKCGAEFLPSPMASKAEFALTAEPPLVKKGIMTAVAVAVELRNTVAFLGTSHGEVLKVHLSARPEIYGRAAGEVKGDKVNKNLLLDSSLQHLYITSEKKITKVPVQSCRLKTDCHSCVSMRDPYCGWCVLEGRCTRKQECRRSTEENAWMWSPEQRCVEIQSFDPPNLSCKKTQQVDIHVPAHPRIQPSDRLRCVFGSFSNEAVMVYGDQVLVTCSLPDPAEIPPTPDQQDYVSVSVKVLVNDNVEVTSGEYRFYNCAATIRKNQNTPCISCVTSEWRCQWNAQDHTCSDVDAGVDGRHIVRPQQPDGCPQFESPEPLLIPVGFEIPISFQGRNLDIYQGRRFTIGTELMKLPDQEVEQEHGSRFKFSGYEFAYDKRQEVNVSFHIKEKDTGRKVDSTLTVVLYNCSVGREDCSLCRHADATYRCVWCAATHTCVYRELCPAAQPARCPDPEITDIIPRFGPLNGRIPVTIKGSNMGIKQEDIKRITVAGVDCVHQEDRYSVSTSLVCEIGPAKRVPPFDLPFEPPRSGAVEVEVEGGRRGTSQVIFTYRDPKPVAVHPARGPAAGGTTITVQGEDLDTATEQDVAVTVGGVPCEVLSFGVQITCKVGKYRGQKVPSDPLTVTVTYGRNTTKDVPAAYQYSENPKVTEYDPKGSFLCGGRKIVVLGTGFDLIQKATMRVLPSPDDFPQNASLVEFVQEALTKNDSVLQFYSPAVDAGFEGQSLKTVLQLDNVMDELKDFDYHPDPTFNKLLKNVITETSVIIVTGRGFAKAMTAKEAQAFVGDASCHVNILQDDKLILEAPSSQPRARSKRQRRDATSDLLELVVKFGHGEWRVGSVYYAKKDAIPLAIIIPAVLVPMLLFIAASVYCYRRKSRQAEREYEKVKHQLENLEESVRDRCKKEFTDLMIEMEDHTSDLSEGRMPFLDYKSYTDRNFFLPSKDGADDAMITRKLRIPEPRRATVAQALNQFSNLLNSKTFLINFIRTLESRPDFNARARGYFASLLTVALHGKLEYYTDIMRTLLLELMDEHVQNKNPKLMLRRSETVVERMLCNWMSICLYQFLRDTAGEPLYKLFKALKHQVEKGPVDAKVKKAKYTLNDTGLLGGDVEYAVLSLQVLVHGEGPDVTPVKVLNCDTITQVKEKIIDQVYRNLPYSQRPKAETVALEWRPGSTGQILSDLDLTSQKEGRWKRLNTLAHYNVRDNATLVLSKVLHARAFHQHQDSSEEKNSLLEEDNTFHLVRPTDEIDEVKSKRGSMKDKAMTKAITEIYLTRLLSVKGTLQQFVDDFFRSVLCSSSVVPPAVKYFFDFLDEQALRHDNVDEETLHIWKTNSLPLRFWVNILRNPHFVFDVHVTEVVDASLHVISQTFMDACTKTEHKLSRESPSNKLLYAKEISTYKKMVDDYYAGIRQMVPVSDQDMNTHLAEVSREHTDKLNSQVALHQLYQYASKYYDVIIQSLDEDPAAQNKQLTLRLQQIAAALENKVTDL; via the exons ATGGAGAGGTGGTGGGCGTGGCGGTTTGCCCTGGTCGCCCTGGCGACCATTCACCTCAGCCCATCCCAGGCCGTAAACGCAGCGTTCCTCTCCGACACGCTGATCAACAACGTGGTGGCGGACCCCCAAACGGGCCGGCTGTACGTCGGCGCCGTCAACGCCCTCTACCAGCTGAACGCGGACCTGCAGGTCGAGTCCCGCACCGAGACGGGACCCAAAAAAGACAACCGCCTGTGCACGCCGCCGGTCACGGACGCGTGCGACGAGGCCGTGGACACGGACAACCACAACAAGCTGCTGCTGGTCCACGCCTCCAAAGACGTGCTGGTGGTCTGCGGCAGCGTCTTCAGAGGCATCTGCTCCCTGAGGAACCTCAGCGACGTGGGACACCTGCTGTACTTCAGCGACTCCAAGGGAGAGAAGTCCTACGTGGCGAGCTCCGAGGAGGGCGTGTCCGTGGTGGGGGTGATGTCATACTTCACCAAGGACGGGGAGAACTTCACCGTCTTCCTG GTCGGTAAAGGCTACGGCAGCCACGACAGCACCAAGCTCATCTCCACCCGCATCCTCCAGGACTACCACGACTGGGTGGTCTTCGACAGCATCATCGAGGCCTCCGCCGTCCAGGCCAACCCCTTCGTCCTGCGCTACCTCCACGACTTCCGCTTCGCCTTCAAAGACGGCGGCTTCGTTTACTTCCTGTTCTCGCGGACGCTGGGGTTCCAGGACACCAAGAACTACACCTTCGTCTCCAGGATGTGCGAAGACGATCAGGGCTATTACTCGTACACCGAGCTGCAGCTCAACTGTAACGTGACGAACAAGTACAACAAAGTCCAG GCGGCTTATGTGACATCACCGGGTGGCGTTTTGGCTCAGGCTATGACCAGTTCAGGCCAGTATGGACCGGTTTCCACCTCTGACAAAGTCCTGTTTGTCACCTTCTCCTCCGATGAGGACCCGTCGTCTTCCGCCATGT GCATGTACCCGCTGCGCTCCGTCAATGAAAGGATGGTGGATATAATAGGAGCCTGTTACAGCGACAATGGCGTCATTAACGGCAGTGCCGCCGTCTACGCGCCGTACTCCTCCAAGTCggagcagctctgcagcaggaatAATCAG AACGTGGCGCTCAGATACAAGTGTGGAGCCGAGTTCCTGCCCTCGCCGATGGCCAGCAAGGCCGAGTTCGCCTTAACGGCCGAGCCGCCGCTGGTTAAAAAAGGTATCATGACCGCTGTCGCCGTGGCGGTGGAGTTGCGGAACACCGTGGCGTTCCTGGGTACCTCCCATGGAGAG GTGTTGAAGGTGCACCTGTCGGCCCGTCCTGAGATTTACGGGCGAGCGGCAGGCGAAGTCAAGGGCGACAAGGTCAACAAGAACCTCCTGCTTGATTCCAGCCTCCAACACCTGTACATCACCTCCGAGAAGAAG ATCACCAAGGTGCCGGTCCAGTCCTGCCGGCTGAAGACGGACTGCCACTCCTGCGTCTCCATGAGGGATCCGTACTGTGGCTGGTGTGTCCTGGAGGGACG GTGCACCAGGAAGCAGGAGTGCCGCAGGTCGACCGAGGAAAACGCCTGGATGTGGTCACCTGAGCAGCGCTGTGTGGAGATCCAGTCCTTCGACCCGCCCAACCTCAGCTGCAAGAAGACGCAGCAG gttgaCATCCACGTCCCCGCCCACCCCAGAATCCAGCCCTCTGATAGGCTGCGCTGCGTCTTCGGCTCCTTCAGCAACGAAGCCGTGATGGTTTACGGCGACCAGGTACTGGTCACCTGTTCGCTGCCCGATCCCGCGGAGATCCCGCCCACACCGGACCAGCAGG acTACGTGTCCGTCTCAGTCAAAGTTTTGGTGAACGACAACGTTGAGGTGACGTCTGGAGAATATCGCTTCTACAACTGCGCTGCTACGATCAGGAAGAACCAGAACACACC GTGTATATCCTGTGTGACCAGTGAGTGGCGCTGCCAGTGGAACGCTCAGGATCACACCTGCAGCGACGTCGACGCCGGCGTGGACGGACGGCACATCGTGAGGCCGCAACAG CCTGACGGATGTCCTCAGTTTGAGTCTCCGGAGCCGCTGCTGATTCCCGTCGGCTTTGAAATTCCCATCAGCTTCCAGGGAAGGAACCTGGACATCTACCAG GGCCGGAGGTTCACCATCGGGACAGAGCTGATGAAGCTGCCGGaccaggaggtggagcaggaacaCGGATCCCGGTTCAAGTTCAGCGGCTACGAG TTCGCCTACGACAAGCGGCAGGAAGTGAACGTCTCCTTCCACATCAAGGAGAAAGACACCGGGAGGAAGGTGGACAGCACCTTGACAG TCGTTCTTTATAACTGCTCGGTGGGAAGAGAGGACTGCAGTCTGTGTCGACACGCCGACGCCACGTACCGCTGCGTTTGGTGCGCCGCCACGCACACCTGTGTTTACCGGGAACTCTGCCCAGCGGCGCAGCCGGCGCGGTGCCCCGACCCGGAGATCACAGAC atCATCCCTCGCTTCGGCCCTCTGAACGGCCGCATCCCGGTGACCATCAAAGGCTCCAACATGGGAATAAAGCAGGAGGACATCAAGAGGATCACGGTGGCCGGCGTGGACTGTGTCCACCAGGAGGACAGATACTCCGTCTCCACCAG TTTGGTTTGTGAGATCGGACCGGCGAAACGGGTTCCTCCGTTCGACCTCCCGTTTGAACCGCCCCGCAGCGGTGCCGTGGAGGTGGAAGTGGAGGGAGGCAGGAGAGGGACGTCCCAGGTGATCTTCACCTATCGG GACCCCAAACCCGTCGCCGTCCACCCGGCGAGGGGCCCAGCAGCCGGGGGGACGACCATCACCGTCCAGGGGGAGGACCTGGACACGGCCACCGAGCAGGATGTCGCCGTCACCGTGGGCGGGGTTCCCTGCGAAGT ACTGTCGTTCGGCGTCCAGATCACGTGTAAGGTGGGGAAGTACCGCGGGCAGAAGGTGCCGTCCGACCCGTTAACCGTGACGGTGACGTACGGCAGGAACACCACCAAAGACGTCCCGGCTGCGTACCAGTACTCCGAAAACCCCAAGGTCACAGAGTACGACCCCAAGGGCAGCTTCCTCTG TGGAGGGCGAAAGATCGTGGTGCTGGGAACCGGGTTTGACCTGATCCAGAAGGCCACGATGAGAGTCCTGCCCTCCCCCGATGACTTCCCTCAGAACGCCTCCCTGGTAGAA TTCGTGCAGGAAGCGCTGACCAAGAACGACAGCGTCCTCCAGTTCTACTCGCCGGCGGTGGACGCCGGCTTCGAGGGCCAGTCCCTCAAGACGGTCCTCCAGCTGGACAACGTGATGGACGAGCTGAAGGACTTCGACTACCACCCGGACCCCACCTTCAACAAGCTCCTGAAGAACGTCATCACAGAGACCAGCGTCATCATCGTGACG GGTCGAGGTTTCGCCAAGGCGATGACGGCCAAGGAGGCGCAGGCGTTCGTTGGAGACGCCTCGTGTCACGTCAACATTCTGCAG GACGATAAGTTGATTCTGGAGGCTCCGTCTTCTCAGCCGAGAGCTCGGTCCAAACGTCAGCGCCGAGACGCAACCAGCGACCTTCTGGAGCTCgtg GTGAAGTTCGGCCACGGCGAGTGGAGGGTGGGTTCGGTCTACTATGCCAAAAAAGACGCCATTCCGCTGGCCATCATCATCCCGGCGGTTCTGGTAccgatgctgctgttcatcGCCGCGTCCGTCTACTGCTACAG GCGGAAGAGTCGGCAGGCGGAGCGAGAGTACGAGAAGGTCAAACACCAGCTGGAGAATCTGGAGGAGAGCGTCCGAGATCGCTGCAAGAAAGAGTTCACAG ATCTGATGATCGAGATGGAGGACCACACCAGCGACCTCAGCGAAGGCCGGATGCCCTTCCTGGACTACAAGTCCTACACCGACCGGAACTTCTTCCTGCCCTCCAAGGACGGCGCCGACGACGCCATGATCACCAGGAAGTTACGAATCCCAGAACCCCGCCGGGCCACCGTGGCTCAGGCGCTGAACCAGTTCTCAAACCTGTTGAACAGCAAAACCTTCCTCATCAAC TTCATCCGCACGCTGGAGAGCCGTCCGGACTTCAACGCCCGGGCTCGCGGTTATTTTGCCTCCCTCCTGACGGTGGCGCTGCACGGGAAGCTGGAGTATTACACCGACATCATGAggacgctgctgctggagctgatggACGAACACGTGCAGAATAAAAACCCCAAACTCATGCtcaggag GTCCGAGACGGTGGTGGAGAGGATGCTCTGCAACTGGATGTCCATCTGTCTCTACCAGTTCCTCCGG GACACGGCGGGAGAACCTTTGTACAAACTGTTCAAGGCCTTGAAGCACCAGGTGGAGAAAGGCCCGGTGGACGCCAAGGTGAAGAAAGCCAAGTACACGCTGAACGACACGGGCCTGCTGGGCGGCGACGTGGAGTACGCCGTGCTG AGCCTGCAGGTGTTGGTGCACGGGGAGGGGCCAGACGTGACTCCGGTGAAGGTGTTGAACTGTGACACCATCACTCAG GTGAAGGAGAAGATCATCGATCAGGTGTACAGGAACCTGCCGTACTCCCAGAGGCCGAAGGCGGAGACCGTTGCTCTGG AGTGGCGTCCTGGTTCCACGGGTCAGATCCTGTCGGATCTGGACCTGACCTCCCAGAAGGAAGGCCGCTGGAAGAGACTCAACACGCTGGCTCATTACAAT GTTCGGGATAACGCCACGTTGGTTCTGTCCAAAGTTCTGCACGCACGGGCTTTCCACCAGCACCAGGACAGCAGCGAAGAGA AGAActccctgctggaggaggacaaCACCTTCCACCTGGTGAGGCCGACGGACGAGATCGACGAGGTGAAGTCCAAGAGAGGCAGCATGAAGGACAAGGCCATGACGAAGGCCATCACCGAGATCTACCTGACCAGGCTGCTGTCCGTCAAG GGCACTTTGCAGCAGTTCGTGGATGACTTCTTCCGCAGCGTGTTGTGTTCGAGTTCCGTCGTCCCGCCGGCCGTCAAATACTTCTTCGACTTCCTGGACGAACAGGCGCTGCGACACGACAACGTGGACGAGGAGACGCTGCACATCTGGAAGACCAACag cttgCCTCTGAGGTTCTGGGTGAACATCCTGAGGAACCCCCACTTCGTGTTTGACGTGCACGTGACGGAGGTGGTGGACGCCTCGCTGCACGTCATCTCCCAGACCTTCATGGACGCCTGCACGAAGACGGAGCACAAGCTCAGCCGG GAGTCGCCCAGCAACAAGCTGCTTTATGCAAAAGAGATCTCCACCTACAAGAAGATGGTGGACGA ttACTACGCAGGCATCAGGCAGATGGTTCCAGTCAGTGACCAGgacatgaacacacacctgGCTGAGGTGTCCCGG gaacACACAGACAAGCTGAACTCCCAGGTGGCCTTGCATCAGCTGTACCAGTACGCTAGCAAGTACTACGATGTG ATCATCCAGTCGCTGGACGAGGACCCGGCAGCCCAGAATAAGCAGCTCACGCTTCGCCTCCAACAGATCGCTGCTGCCCTGGAGAACAAAgtcactgacctttga
- the mdm2 gene encoding E3 ubiquitin-protein ligase Mdm2 isoform X2: MQKQLYDEKQQHIVHCSQDALGRVLGVDSFSVKEPRVLFAMITKNLVAVRNQGSLPPDSTSGSSEAATAAGQTGPVTMEADSETCSSSPERRRRRRRSSEPGPSRSVENNEEESVDEGEGDRRKRRRSDSYSLTFDDSLSWCVIGGLGSGRDRQSSQSSDSQSTSGRSDVTAAASDSDNFSVEFEVESVTSDDYNEDDAALSADDQVYEVTIFEAEDGDSFDEDTEITEADYWRCVKCDELNPPLPRNCQRCWTLRCDWLPEDETKAASPSPKALPTKPTDQSAASNAPGSDVDEGFDVPDGKRTKPPSLCLSDSALSVPDSTSSAPYSQDLLSCSQPSSSSSSCVDSQQPLLPLLERSVSAEWRLPEACLEPCLICQSRPKNGCIVHGRTGHLISCYVCARKLKRRNKLCPVCRLPIQSVVLTYLS; this comes from the exons ATGCAGAAGCAGCTATATGacgagaagcagcagcacatcGTCCACTGCTCCCAGGATGCACTGGGGCGGGTGCTGGGCGTGGACAGCTTCTCCGTTAAAGAGCCACG gGTTCTGTTTGCTATGATCACCAAGAACCTGGTGGCGGTGAGGAACCAGG GGTCTCTCCCTCCAGACTCGACGTCCGGCTCCTCTGaagccgccaccgccgccggaCAGACGGgcccggttaccatg GAAGCAGATTCAGAAACTTGCTCTTCAtctccagagaggaggaggaggaggaggaggagcagcgaacCCG GACCGTCCCGCAGTGTTGAGAACAATGAGGAGGAGTCAGTGGATGAAGGGGAaggagacaggaggaagaggaggagatctgACAGCTACTCCCTGACCTTCGATGACAGCCTCTCCTGGTGTGTGATTGGTGGGCTGGGAAGTGGGCGGGACAGACAAAGCAGCCAGTCATCGGACTCTCAAAGCACA TCTGGGAGGTCAGATGTCACGGCGGCGGCCTCCGACAGCGACAACTTCAGCGTCGAGTTTGAGGTGGAGTCCGTCACCTCCGACGACTACAACGAAGACGACGCCGCTCTGTCTGCAGACGACCAG GTGTATGAGGTCACCATCTTTGAGGCGGAGGACGGAGACTCGTTCGACGAAGACACGGAGATCACTGAAGCC GACTACTGGAGGTGTGTCAAGTGTGACGAGCTGAACCCGCCCCTCCCCCGGAACTGTCAGCGCTGCTGGACgctgcgctgtgattggctgccagAGGATGAAACAAAGGCTGCTTCCCCGAGCCCCAAAGCCCTGCCCACAAAGCCAACGGACCAATCGGCTGCCAGTAACGCCCCAG GTTCCGATGTGGACGAAGGGTTCGATGTTCCAGATGGGAAAAGAACAAAACCCCCGTCTCTGTGCCTGTCTGACTCCGCCCTCTCTGTTCccgactccacctcctcggcgcCCTACAGCCAGgacctcctctcctgctcccagccctcttcctcctcctcctcctgcgtcgACTCCCAGCAGCCTCTCCTGCCGTTGCTGGAGCGCAGCGTGTCGGCGGAGTGGCGCCTCCCGGAGGCGTGTCTGGAACCCTGCCTCATCTGTCAGTCCCGGCCGAAGAACGGCTGCATCGTCCACGGGCGCACCGGACACCTCATCTCCTGCTACGTCTGCGCCAggaagctgaagaggaggaacaagCTGTGTCCGGTGTGCAGGCTGCCCATCCAGTCGGTGGTGCTCACCTACCTCAGCTGA
- the mdm2 gene encoding E3 ubiquitin-protein ligase Mdm2 isoform X1 — protein MATNGELNPDVSDDNKLVRPKVAFNDLLQHAGATKDVLTMKEVMFYLGQYIMQKQLYDEKQQHIVHCSQDALGRVLGVDSFSVKEPRVLFAMITKNLVAVRNQGRPAPLPPPASIMEGGRLDSEADSETCSSSPERRRRRRRSSEPGPSRSVENNEEESVDEGEGDRRKRRRSDSYSLTFDDSLSWCVIGGLGSGRDRQSSQSSDSQSTSGRSDVTAAASDSDNFSVEFEVESVTSDDYNEDDAALSADDQVYEVTIFEAEDGDSFDEDTEITEADYWRCVKCDELNPPLPRNCQRCWTLRCDWLPEDETKAASPSPKALPTKPTDQSAASNAPGSDVDEGFDVPDGKRTKPPSLCLSDSALSVPDSTSSAPYSQDLLSCSQPSSSSSSCVDSQQPLLPLLERSVSAEWRLPEACLEPCLICQSRPKNGCIVHGRTGHLISCYVCARKLKRRNKLCPVCRLPIQSVVLTYLS, from the exons ATGGCAACCAACGGCGAGCTCAACCCCGACGTCTCTGATGACAACAAACTG GTCCGACCGAAAGTAGCGTTCAACGATCTGCTTCAGCACGCCGGAGCCACGAAGGACGTTCTCACCATGAAGGAGGTGATGTTCTACCTGGGCCAGTACATCATGCAGAAGCAGCTATATGacgagaagcagcagcacatcGTCCACTGCTCCCAGGATGCACTGGGGCGGGTGCTGGGCGTGGACAGCTTCTCCGTTAAAGAGCCACG gGTTCTGTTTGCTATGATCACCAAGAACCTGGTGGCGGTGAGGAACCAGGGTAGGCCcgccccccttcctcctccggcCTCCATCATGGAAGGTGGACGTTTGGATTca GAAGCAGATTCAGAAACTTGCTCTTCAtctccagagaggaggaggaggaggaggaggagcagcgaacCCG GACCGTCCCGCAGTGTTGAGAACAATGAGGAGGAGTCAGTGGATGAAGGGGAaggagacaggaggaagaggaggagatctgACAGCTACTCCCTGACCTTCGATGACAGCCTCTCCTGGTGTGTGATTGGTGGGCTGGGAAGTGGGCGGGACAGACAAAGCAGCCAGTCATCGGACTCTCAAAGCACA TCTGGGAGGTCAGATGTCACGGCGGCGGCCTCCGACAGCGACAACTTCAGCGTCGAGTTTGAGGTGGAGTCCGTCACCTCCGACGACTACAACGAAGACGACGCCGCTCTGTCTGCAGACGACCAG GTGTATGAGGTCACCATCTTTGAGGCGGAGGACGGAGACTCGTTCGACGAAGACACGGAGATCACTGAAGCC GACTACTGGAGGTGTGTCAAGTGTGACGAGCTGAACCCGCCCCTCCCCCGGAACTGTCAGCGCTGCTGGACgctgcgctgtgattggctgccagAGGATGAAACAAAGGCTGCTTCCCCGAGCCCCAAAGCCCTGCCCACAAAGCCAACGGACCAATCGGCTGCCAGTAACGCCCCAG GTTCCGATGTGGACGAAGGGTTCGATGTTCCAGATGGGAAAAGAACAAAACCCCCGTCTCTGTGCCTGTCTGACTCCGCCCTCTCTGTTCccgactccacctcctcggcgcCCTACAGCCAGgacctcctctcctgctcccagccctcttcctcctcctcctcctgcgtcgACTCCCAGCAGCCTCTCCTGCCGTTGCTGGAGCGCAGCGTGTCGGCGGAGTGGCGCCTCCCGGAGGCGTGTCTGGAACCCTGCCTCATCTGTCAGTCCCGGCCGAAGAACGGCTGCATCGTCCACGGGCGCACCGGACACCTCATCTCCTGCTACGTCTGCGCCAggaagctgaagaggaggaacaagCTGTGTCCGGTGTGCAGGCTGCCCATCCAGTCGGTGGTGCTCACCTACCTCAGCTGA